The window tgtgtgtgcgtgtgtccCCCCAATTTACAATTTACCTGGCTCATCCGCTGCCACCGTCCCCCAGTGACCTGCGGAGAAAAAAGCGATGATGTCAAAGCCCTACTGGGGGCGGAGgagggggggacatggggacacccCAAAGCAtctggggctgcccccccccccccaacacacagacacactcCGGGGCGATGGCCAAGCCGGAAAAACCTGCCCTGAGGAATGTGTCCTGCGGGGACAGGAGGTgtgacatcccccccccccccgccatgtcACCTGTGTCCCCTCGTGTCCCTTCACACCCCCATGTCCCCCCTCCACGTTCTCTCACGatcccccccacacacacctcccTGTCCCCTTGTACCCCCCCAAACGATCCGTATCCCCTcaggaccccccccccttccacaTTGTCCCCTCACGATCCTCCCCCATAacccccgtgtccccccacACACACGCACCTCCGTGTCCCCTCACgctccccccgtcccccccaaaAACGATCCGTGTCCCCTCAGGACGCCCCCTCAGTCACATTGTCCCCTCACGATCTTCCGAAATCCCCTCACGACCCCTTTCCACACACATCCCACCCAGACCCGttccctcccgctcccctcagACCTTTGGACCCCCCCAATCCCCTCACGACCACCTCGCACCCCTCACGATCCCCACATCCCCCCCAAAACGATCCATGTCCCCTCAGGACCCCCCTCAGTCACATTGTCCCCTCACGATCTTCCGAAATCCCCTCACGACCCCTTTCCACACACATCCCACCCAGACCTGttccctcccgctcccctcagACCTTCGGACCCCCCCAATCCCCTCATGTCCCCCCAAAAACGATCCGTGTCCGCTCGCGTCCCCCTCACGATCCTTTTCCACACAAATCCCGCCCCAACCTGttccctcccgctcccctcagACCTTTGGACCCCCCCCAATCCCCTCACGACCACCTCGCACCCCTCACGATCCCCACATCCCCCCCAAAACGATCCGTGTCCCCTCAGGACGCCCTCTCAGTCACATTGTCCCCTCACGATCTTCCGAAATCCCCTCACGCTCCCCACGTTCCCCCCAAAACTAACCGTGTCCCCTCAGGACCCCCCTCAGCCACATTGTCTCCTCACGACCCCTTTCCACACAAATCCCGCCCTGACCCGttccctcccgctcccctcagACCTTCGGACCCCCCCCAATCCCCTCACGACCACCTCACGATCCCCACGTTCCCCCCAAAACTAACCGTGTCCCatcaggaccccccccccctcgcatTATCCCCTCACGGTCCCTTTCCACACAAATCCCGCCCTGACCCGttccctcccgctcccctcagACCTTCGGCCCCCTCACCCGCCCCCTGCTcaccctccagcagcagcagcagcagcagcaggaccagccCCGACCCCGGTCCCGCTTCCCGCCTCCCCATGGCGCTCAtggccgcggcggccgccccgcacCCTCCGGCACCTGTTCGCCCCCGCCCACCCAAGCCTCCACCACGCCCCCCCGCCACCTGTCCGGCCACGCCCACCCCCGCGCCTTCTCGACTGCGTTGCCCTCCCCGAGCCACGCCCCAACCCTTGGCCACGCCCCCCCAAAAtaaggggggggtggggggaatgtCCTATAGGGGGTCCCGTTCCCCATAGGGTGAGCCATTCCCTATAGATTCCCTGCCCAATCACGGGGCACCGGAAAGGGTCGGGCCCCCGCCCTGAGCCACGTCAGGGTTTAACGAGGGGGTTAACGAGCACCTTAACGAGCCCGGCAGCCGGAAGTACCTCATTAAGGGGCGCGTTCACTCTGGAGCCTAATGAGGGCAAGGAGCAGCCACcaccatccccccccccccccacttcccttcccccccccccccaaacaccagGCAGGGCCATGTTGTCCCCCAAGGCTTTaatggggggtgagggggggttAAAAGCGGGGAGAccccgcgggggggggcggggccggccggcccCAGGGGCAGGGcaccaaataaaaaacaggggggggggggaaggggtgcggggggggggctcagtaGGGCCTCTCGCGGCGGTCCTGCCGGTGGTCACCcctgcagagagaaaggagaggtgtGTCAGTAGGGGCCAGAGTTAACATGGACAAATAAAGCTCAGCTTTCGACCAAGACCATCACGATAGGAACCGGAGTAAACAGCAGCCACAGCATGGCCAGGCTATCAACCACGACCATCAATAGAGCCCAGAGTTAACACGCTGTCCCAACAGCCTGCAGGAagaagcaggagagcagcatTCACTCTGGGCCATAATGATGGCAGTACCAGCACCACCACGTGGTTGTTGAGGGAACTGCCCCCCTCTCAACATCCGTCCCCACACTCCATCGGTGATCCCCAGAGTTAACAGCGCCCAACCAACATGCCCTAGAGTCAACGGCGCTCAGTAAGCTCCAGAGTTAACGGCCTCCAGCACCTCCACCCAACCTCCCGGGGGCACAGAGTGCACTGTTAACTCTGGAACCTACTAACAACCCCCCACCCTCCCAGAGGTTTCAGAGCTACTGGAAACGGGTTCATTCACAGGTCATCAGTAGGTTTCAGAGTGAACAGATCCCCAACACGACAGGGGACAGCCCCCTTCGACCATCTTACCTGGAATCCATCTTCCCCGGCCCAAAGCCGCCTCGGTCGCCGCCTCTCCCGCCACGGAAACCGCCCCGATCTCCGCCCCGGCCACCCCTGTAGCCGCCGCGGTCGAAGCCTCCGCGCCCGCCGCGTCGCTCCTCGCCGAacccgccgccgccaccgcctgCGGGTAacaaaattggggggggggggggggggggagggtgcACGATGAGGACACCAGGTGGgcgtggccccccccccccccccacccggaCCCCCAGTATTTACCCATGTGGttcccgccgcggccgccccccggGTATTTACCCATGTGGGGCGCGCCGGGCCCGTCGGGTTTGGGGGCCTTGCACTGGTTGCATTCGTTGCGCCACGAGAAGTTCATGTTCTCGCACGCgctgcggggcagggggaaacgaaaaacaaaacaaaaaaaaaaacaacaaaaaaaatgagagcGATGAGGTCATCGGCCCCGCCcggttgccccccccccccccttcatcCCAATTCCCCCACTCACGGGTTGGGACACTTCCAGTCGCCGGCACGTTgctggccgccgccgccgctgggGAAACCGCCCCGGTTGCCCCCGCCGGAACCGCTGTTGCCGCCGCCGAAGCCGCCTCGTCCCATGGGGCCTGGGAAAGGAGGTGTTTTGGGGTGAAAAAGGGGGATTTTGGGGCCGCCCGAGAGCTCCCTCGGCACCGCCACCCCGGCTCGCTCGCGCACGCTCGCTCACCTCCtcggccgcggccgccccggccgccccctccGCCACGGTTGAAGTCGGCGCGGCGGGTGGCGAAGGACACCTTGATGGGGTTGCCGGAGAATTCTTTGCCTAAAACCGGGAGAATTCAGCCCCAAAACTTGGTCGTTTTTGGGAGGAGCGGGGGGATCGAGGGGGGGGGTCCTACCGTCGAACCAGTCGATGGCGGCTTTGGCGGAGGGGGGGTCGTCGAAGGAGACGGTGGCCTCCCCCTTCAGTTTGCCCGTCTCCCGGTCCGTGTAGAGGTTGATCATGGGCTGCCCCGTCTTCTTGTTTGTCTAGGGGGGAGACGACATGCTAAGGACATGCTAAAAACACACcaagagcagagggagggggcGAGGACACGCTAAGGAGCTGGGGGGGTTATCACGGGTGTCCCCATCGGGTTGGTCTTGGGGGGGGAAACAGCAGGATGTGCTAAGGACATGCAGCAACACGCTAAGGACACACAAGACACATCAACACGCAAAGGACCCGCAAACATGCAAAGAACACGTGATACGTCAGGAAGTTAATGACACGCAGATGCCCCGTCCCCTTGGCCACTGGTTAAAGCTCCATGGTACGCACTTGACAACATGCTAGGGATGGTACACATTCGAGGACACGCCACGGACACGCCACGGACACGCTATGGACACGCTATGGACACGCCACGGACACGGCTCACCTTAATGATGCCGATCTGCTTGAAGTAGTCGGCCACCGACTCGATGGTGACGTTCTCGCCCAGCCCCTGCACGAAGATGGTGTTGTTGTCCGAGTTATCCTGCTCGCCTGCGGGACAAAGAGCTCGTTAGCACCAGCCTTCGTTAGTCCTCATTAGCCTCCTTCCCCCTCAATagcccccccatccctccccttccctcatTAACCCCCCTCAATAGCCTCATTAACCCATCCCCATTAGCCCCTCTCAATAACCTCATCACCCCTTCCTTAACAGACTCGTTAACACGTTTCCCCCCCTCATTGTCACAATTAACCACCTTCCCCCTCATtagccagcccccccccgccaattaatcctcttccccccctcattagccccctccccacctcgtTAGCCACCCCCCTCCTTACCAGGATCATGCCGTGGCCCTTGGTCCCGGGGTCCTTTCGGcacatgcaaaaattaaaaggcaaagcGTTAATTAGGCaacagggaggggggaaggaacacaccccagcccccccccccccaccccaaacaccccaaaataggaaaaaaacgGGGGAAAAAACGCCTTTTCCCCACCCATTTCAGCCCACGCCCCTTTTTGGGGTGAAAACCCAACAATTTTGGCACCTAGAAACACTcagggtggttttggtttttttttcctctcactcgctctcccccccccaaaaagggggCCCCTCCGAGGCCAACATTACTCGCCAATTCCAGGGTTTTCACCCCAAAACTGAGGCACCGGGGCCATCCGTCTCTGCTCGTTGCCCCCGGGGTGGCAGTTTTGGGTATTTTTGTCTCAAAACACACTTTTTGCTCCTCAAAATACCACCAGCAACGCCCCAGTTCAGCAAACCCCTCCAAAACGGCGTGAGAACTCTCAAGATGGGTAAAACCAAGACACTCCGTTTTCGGTCGGTACACTGCAGCGCTCACCACCTCACCGCTCCCCGTTTGGGGGCAAAAACGGCAATTTGACCATTATacgcatttttttttttttttccatcaaccTCAGGTCACCGGCACTTTACACAAGCCccaaaattgcatttttcttgtttttcccccGGAACCAAACTTTGCACCAAACCTCAggtttttcattattgttttttaaaaccacatgCAACCGTTTTGCTAAAAACCAGCGTTTTCACCcgcccaaaaaaaaaaaaaaaaaaaaataagaccaCCGCTTTGCCAAGAGTTGCAATTTCCCCGTTCCGGCTTTTTTTCCGCCCGCGGTCGCCGTGTGCATGttcggttttttttttctccggTTTGCCCCCAAAAAAcgacctttttttgtttgtttgtttgtttgtttaaacacCCAAGACGCAGCCCGATGACGTCGCCTCTGGCCAGCCGCCGCACCTCTTTTTTGGGGCTTTCTCACCCCAAAACGCCCCCGATCAGGCTGTTGCGGAGAGAAGGGGTTAAAaaacagacactttttttttttttgggttcAAATGCCGAACTCTTGGGACTTACCACCGAATTTATTGAAGCCACCACGCTCACCACCGCTGAGGAGATAAATTAGAAGataatgaggttttttttatccCCTGCCTAAAAAGAGGGGGGCAGTTTCGGGGCAA of the Aquila chrysaetos chrysaetos unplaced genomic scaffold, bAquChr1.4, whole genome shotgun sequence genome contains:
- the FUS gene encoding RNA-binding protein FUS isoform X3; amino-acid sequence: MASNDYSQTATQSYGAYPTPPGQGYSQQSSQPYGQQSYSGYSQSTDTSAYGQNSYSSSYGQTQSSYSTQSTPQAYGSTGGYGSGQSSQTSYGQPSSYPSYSQPPAASSSTGSYGSSSQSSSYGQPPSGGYNQQSSYSGQQQSYSQQSSYNPPQSYSQQSQYNSGGSSGCEPANSYGQEQSSMSGGGGYQEQSGYGGGQQERSRGRGGYGRGGYDRGGRGSRGGRGGNLGGGERGGFNKFGGPRDQGPRHDPGEQDNSDNNTIFVQGLGENVTIESVADYFKQIGIIKTNKKTGQPMINLYTDRETGKLKGEATVSFDDPPSAKAAIDWFDGKEFSGNPIKVSFATRRADFNRGGGGGRGGRGRGGPMGRGGFGGGNSGSGGGNRGGFPSGGGGQQRAGDWKCPNPACENMNFSWRNECNQCKAPKPDGPGAPHMGGGGGGFGEERRGGRGGFDRGGYRGGRGGDRGGFRGGRGGDRGGFGPGKMDSRGDHRQDRRERPY
- the FUS gene encoding RNA-binding protein FUS isoform X2 — its product is MASNDYSQTATQSYGAYPTPPGQGYSQQSSQPYGQQSYSGYSQSTDTSAYGQNSYSSSYGQTQSSYSTQSTPQAYGSTGGYGSGQSSQTSYGQPSSYPSYSQPPAASSSTGSYGSSSQSSSYGQPPSGGYNQQSSYSGQQQSYSQQSSYNPPQSYSQQSQYNSGGSSGSNSYGQEQSSMSGGGGYQEQSGYGGGQQERSRGRGGYGRGGYDRGGRGSRGGRGGNLGGGERGGFNKFGGPRDQGPRHDPGEQDNSDNNTIFVQGLGENVTIESVADYFKQIGIIKTNKKTGQPMINLYTDRETGKLKGEATVSFDDPPSAKAAIDWFDGKEFSGNPIKVSFATRRADFNRGGGGGRGGRGRGGPMGRGGFGGGNSGSGGGNRGGFPSGGGGQQRAGDWKCPNPACENMNFSWRNECNQCKAPKPDGPGAPHMGKYPGGGRGGNHMGGGGGGFGEERRGGRGGFDRGGYRGGRGGDRGGFRGGRGGDRGGFGPGKMDSRGDHRQDRRERPY
- the FUS gene encoding RNA-binding protein FUS isoform X1, producing the protein MASNDYSQTATQSYGAYPTPPGQGYSQQSSQPYGQQSYSGYSQSTDTSAYGQNSYSSSYGQTQSSYSTQSTPQAYGSTGGYGSGQSSQTSYGQPSSYPSYSQPPAASSSTGSYGSSSQSSSYGQPPSGGYNQQSSYSGQQQSYSQQSSYNPPQSYSQQSQYNSGGSSGCEPANSYGQEQSSMSGGGGYQEQSGYGGGQQERSRGRGGYGRGGYDRGGRGSRGGRGGNLGGGERGGFNKFGGPRDQGPRHDPGEQDNSDNNTIFVQGLGENVTIESVADYFKQIGIIKTNKKTGQPMINLYTDRETGKLKGEATVSFDDPPSAKAAIDWFDGKEFSGNPIKVSFATRRADFNRGGGGGRGGRGRGGPMGRGGFGGGNSGSGGGNRGGFPSGGGGQQRAGDWKCPNPACENMNFSWRNECNQCKAPKPDGPGAPHMGKYPGGGRGGNHMGGGGGGFGEERRGGRGGFDRGGYRGGRGGDRGGFRGGRGGDRGGFGPGKMDSRGDHRQDRRERPY